The Erinaceus europaeus chromosome 17, mEriEur2.1, whole genome shotgun sequence nucleotide sequence GGACAGACAGGTGGATGGTAATGGCTGCTGGGTGGAGCTGGCCAGGTGGCTGGGTGGATAACAGACAGACCGATGGACAGATGCTGGGGGTAGACAGGTTACTGCTGGAAGGCCAGATGGAGGCGggtggtggggagtctggggagtGAGTGAATAGATGACtgatgggtggatggacagatggacggGAGGAGGATTTCGGTTTTGTTCGGCTGcttgtcgctggggctcggtgcccccATGACGGATCATTGATCCTGACGGCCACtgctcctttcttcatttttctcttactggacaagacagaaagaaacagagtgggggggggggtagagagacagagagacactggcagacctttCAGCACTCGTgacgcttctcccctgcaggtgggggctgggggctcgaaccaggtccctACACGTGGTAAcaagtgcttaactgggtgtaccaccacccagctacacatttagagagagagtgtgagagagagggacgCCCCAGCACGTCCACCGCAGGCCACGCTCACCTGCTGTCTGTCACCTCTGCCTCTGTTGCCAGGAGCATGTGTGGGCATGAGGCTCAGGCTGGGCATGCTGGGAGTTCTGGGGGGCCATTTTCTGCATGGAGAGGCCCCCACTGTCTGTCCCTCGTGGCAGGAGAGCATCCAGTCCAGAACAGGGGCAGGCCTGAGGCTTCTCCCAGGTAGCAAGGGCCACCCCAGAGCAGTGGCTGCCTATCCGTCTGTCCATCATGGGGACccagggacagctgggggaggggcagtGCCAAGTGGAGGGTCACCACCGTGCCACCTCAGTGCTGGAGGCCCCCGTGTTGGGGATGTCAGTGTTGGGGGACCTCAGTTTTACAGAGCCCATTGCTGGGGGTCTCAGTGTGGGGGACCCTGGTGCTGGGGGTCTCAACATTGGGACCCTGGTGTGGGGGGTCTCAGTGTTGGGACCCTGGTGCTGGGGGTCTCAACGTTGGGACCCTGGTGTGGGGTTCTCAGTGTTGGGACCCTGGTGCTGTGGGTTCTCAGTGTTGGGACCCTGGTGCTGGGGGGTCTCAGTGTTGGGACCCTGGTGCTGGGGGTCTCAGTGTTGGGGACCCTGGTGTGGGGGTCTCAGTGTTGGGGACCCTGGTGTGGGAGTCTCAGTGTTGGGAACCTGGTGCTGGGGGTCTCAGTGTTGGGGGACCCTGGTGTGGCGGATGCTGCTACTGGGAGACCCTGACGCTGGGGGCCCCAGTGCTGGGGGGCCGTGCCGTGCCATGAGACCACGTGAGGGTGTAGCCAGGCTGATGAAGAAAGGGGTCACCTACTTAGGCAGCTCAGCTGTGACAGCTGGGTGACCTTGGCCTGAATGCTGAGTcccaggggagatggggaggagtGGGGCGGTGGCAGGGGGTGTTGGGGCGCAGAGGAGCCCCCAGGCCTCTGTAGACAAGGAGCCTTGCTAGGAGCAGGGCTTAGACTCGGGTTCCTGGAAGTGAACTGTCTCCCCTGTTCTGGGCTGGGGACCCGGTTCCATTCCATCTGCCGCCCTGACCTTGGGAGAGGGGACAGTGACCCTCCCGGCTCACAGAGCACCTGCCCTGCAGTCTCtgtccctccccatctccctcttctctgtgtctggcttccctctctctccatccctcctctctgtgtctgtcctaGCTTCCCACCTCGCGTCTCTtcctgctctctgtctgtctctcgtcTCTTActcatctctgcctctctctctctctctctctacccccacaCCCTCCAGCAACCCCCCAAGgccctccatctcccccagaccctccctctcccccagaccctccctctcccccagaccctccctctcccccagaccctcatctcccccagaccctccctctcccccaggccCTCCATCTCCCCCAAAGAACCCCCAGGTCCTCCATCTGCCCCCCAGACCCCCCATCTGCTCCCCTGTGAACCCTACACCCTCCATCagccccccagaccctccctatcccccagaccctccatctgccccagaccctccctctcccccagaacctccctctcccccagaccctccctctcccccagaccctccctctcccccagaccctccatctcccccagaacctccatctcccccagaccctccgtctcccccagaccctccctctcccccagaccctccctctcccccagaccctccctctcccccagaccctccatctcccccagaccctccgtctcccccagaccctccctctcccccagaccctccatctcccccagaccctccctctcccccagaccctccatctcccccagaccctccctctcccccagaccctccctctcccccagaccctccatctcccccagaccctccctctcccccagaccctccatctcccccagaccctccctctcccccaggccctccctctcccccagaccctccctctcccccagaccctccctctcccccagaccctccctctcccccagaccctccctctcccccagaccctccctctcccccagaccctccctctcccccagaccctccatctcccccagaccctccctctcccccagaccctccctctcccccagaccctccatctgccccagaccctccctctcccccagaccctccctctcccccaggccctccatctcccccagaccctccatctcccccagaccctccctctcccccagaccctccccctcccccagaccctccctctcccccagaacctccctctcccccagaccctccctctcccccagaccctccatctgccccagaccctccctctcccccagaccctccctctcccccagaccctccatctcccccagaacctccctctcccccagaccctccctctcccccagaccctccctctcccccagaccctccctctcccccagaccctccatctcccccagaacctccctctcccccagaccctccctctcccccagaccctccctctcccccagaccctccatctcccccagaccctccctctcccccagaccctccatctccccccagaccctccatctgccccagaccctccctctcccccagaccctccatctccccccagaccctccatctcccccagaccctccgtctcccccagaccctccctctcccccagaccctccatctcccccagaccctccctctcccccagaacctccctctcccccagaccctccctctcccccagaccctccatctgccccagaccctccctctcccccagaccctccctctcccccagaccctccatctcccccagaacctccctctcccccagaccctccctctcccccagaccctccctctcccccagaccctccctctcccccagaccctccatctcccccagaacctccctctcccccagaccctccctctcccccagaccctccctctcccccagaccctccatctcccccagaccctccctctcccccagaccctccatctccccccagaccctccatctgccccagaccctccctctcccccagaccctccatctccccccagaccctccatctcccccagaccctccctctcccccagaccctccatctcccccagaacctccctctcccccagaccctccctctcccccagaccctccctctcccccagaccctccctctcccccagaccctccatctcccccagaccctccctctcccccagaccctccatctccccccagaccctccatctgccccagaccctccctctcccccagaccctccatctccccccagaccctccatctcccccagaccctccctctcccccagaccctccctctcccccagaccatccccctcccccagaccctccctctcccccagaccatccccctcccccagaccctccatctcccccagaccatccccctcccccagaccctccatctcccccagaccctccctctcccccagaccctccctctcccccagaccctccatctcccccagaacctccatctcccccagaccctccctctcccccagaccctctgtctcccccagaccctctgtCACCCCAGACCCTCCAtttcccccagaccctccctctcccccagaccctccctctcccccagaccctccatctcccccagaccctccatctccccccagaccctccatctcccccagaccctccctctcccccaggccctccctctcccccagaccctccctctcccccagaccctccatctgccccagaccctccctctcccccagaccctccctctcccccagaccctccctctcccccagaccctccctctcccccagaccctccctctcccccagaccatccccctcccccagaccctccatctcccccagaccatccccctcccccagaccctccatctcccccagaccctccatctcccccagaccctccctctcccccagaccctccctctcccccagaccctccatctcccccagaccctccatctcccccagaccctccatcagccccagaccctccctctcccccagaccctccatctgccccagaccctccctctcccccagaccctccctctcccccagaccctccctctcccccagaccctccatctcccccagaccctccgtctcccccagaccctccctctcccccaggccctccctctcccccagaccctccatctcccccagaccctccctctcccccagaccctccatctcccccagaccctccatctgccccagaccctccctctcccccagaccctccatctgccccagaccctccatctgccccagaccctccctctcccccagaccatCCATCTcctccagaccctccctctcccccagaccctccctctcccccagaccctccctctcccccagaccctccatctcccccagaacctccatctcccccagaccctccctctcccccagaccctccctctcccccagaccctccgtctcccccagaccctccctctcccccagaccctccctctccaccAGACCCTCCATctgccccagaccctccctctcccccagaccctccctctcccccagaccttccatctcccccagaccctccctctcccccagaccctccatctccccccagaccctccatctcccccagaccctccatcccccccagaccctccctctcccccagaccctccctctcccccagaccctccctctcccccagaccctccctctcccccagaccctccctctcccccagaccctccatctcccccagaccctccctctcccccagaccctccctctcccccagaccctccctctcccccagaccctccatctcccccagaccctccctctcccccagaccctccatctcccccagaccctccctctcccccagaccctccctctcccccagaccctccctctcccccagaccctccctctcccccagaccctccctctcccccagaccctccatctcccccagaccctccctctcccccagaccctccctctcccccagaccctccctctcccccagaccctccctctcccccagaccctccctctcccccagaccctccctctcccccagaccctccctctcccccagaccctccctctcccccagaccctccctctcccccagaccctccctctcccccagaccctccctctcccccagaccctccctctcccccagaccctccctctcccccagaccctccctctcccccagaccctccctctcccccagaccctccatctcccccagaccctccctctcccccagaccctccatctcccccagaccctccgtctcccccagaccctccctctcccccagaccctccctctcccccagaccctccatctcccccagaccctccctctcccccagaccctccctctcccccagaccctccctctcccccagaccctccatctcccccagaccctccatctcccccagaccctccctctcccccagaccctccatctcccccagaccctccctctcccccagaccctccctctcccccagaccctccatctcccccagaccctccctctcccccagaccatccccctcccccagaccctccgtctcccccagaccctccctctcccccagaccctccatctcccccagaccctccatcagccccccagaccctccctctcccccagaccctccatctcccccagaccctccctctcccccagaccctccatctcccccagaacctccctctcccccagaccctccctctcccccagaccctccctctcccccagaccctccctctcccccagactcTCCATCAGCCCCCCAGACCCTCCATCAGCCCCCcggaccctccctctccccccagaccctccatctcccccagaccctccctctcccccagaccctccatctcccccagaccctccctctcccccagaccctccatctcccccagaccctccctctcccccagaccctccctctcccccagaccctccctctcccccagaccctccctctcccccagaccctccctctcccccagactcTCCATCAGCCCCCCAGACCCTCCATCAGCCCCCcggaccctccctctccccccagaccctccatctcccccagaccctccctctcccccagaccctccctctcccccagaccctccctctcagccagaccctccatctcccccagaacctccatctcccccagaccctccctctcccccagaccctccgtCTCCCCCAGACACtgcctctcccccagaccctccctctcccccagaccctccatctgccccagaccctccctctcccccagaccctccctctcccccagaccctccctctcccccagaccctccctctcccccagaccctccctctcccccagaccctccatctcccccagaccctccctctcccccagaccctccctctcccccagaccctccatctcccccagaaCCTCCATCTCcaccagaccctccctctcccccagaccctccatcagccccccagaccctccctctcccccagaccctccatcagccccccagaccctccctatcccccagaccctccatctgccccagaccctccctctcccccagaccctccctctcccccagaccctccgtctcccccagaccctccatctcccccagacccctccctctcccccaggccctccctctcccccagaccctccctctcccccagaccctccatctgccccagaccctccctctcccccagaccctccatctgccccagaccctccctctcccccagaccctccatctcccccagaccctccatctgccccagaccctccctctcccccagaccctccatctcccccagaccctccatctcccccagaccctccctctcccccagac carries:
- the LOC132533972 gene encoding LOW QUALITY PROTEIN: basic proline-rich protein-like (The sequence of the model RefSeq protein was modified relative to this genomic sequence to represent the inferred CDS: deleted 2 bases in 1 codon), encoding MEWTLCLGSRCDRGARDAYLPQAVGTAGALPDRFPSPPHPVTARALYSGSATPQGPPSPPDPPSPPDPPSPPDPPSPPDPSPPDPPSPPGPPSPPKNPQVLHLPPRPPICSPVNPTPSISPPDPPYPPDPPSAPDPPSPPEPPSPPDPPSPPDPPSPPDPPSPPEPPSPPDPPSPPDPPSPPDPPSPPDPPSPPDPPSPPDPPSPPDPPSPPDPPSPPDPPSPPDPPSPPDPPSPPDPPSPPDPPSPPDPPSPPDPPSPPDPPSPPGPPSPPDPPSPPDPPSPPDPPSPPDPPSPPDPPSPPDPPSPPDPPSPPDPPSPPDPPSPPDPPSAPDPPSPPDPPSPPGPPSPPDPPSPPDPPSPPDPPPPPDPPSPPEPPSPPDPPSPPDPPSAPDPPSPPDPPSPPDPPSPPEPPSPPDPPSPPDPPSPPDPPSPPDPPSPPEPPSPPDPPSPPDPPSPPDPPSPPDPPSPPDPPSPPRPSPRPSPSPRPSLSPRPSPSPRPSISPRPSPSP